The genomic window gttgggggaaccaaatggtgggtattagggattgcatggagcactgtgtgtggtgcaaaaacaatgaatactgttacactgaaaggaaataaaaaataaagagagagagagagagagagagaaagagagagaaacccaggCAAGGGATGGCTAAATCTTTTTCTGGAGCAGAGAGACATATTTTCAAAGTTTACTAATTTCTCTTTCACAAGCATAACTACAGATCAGTCTAGAGTTTATGGCCTAAAAAGACTTTGGATGTCTAGTGAGGTGTTTGGATCCCATACAGGAAGAGGGACCTGGGCTTGAAGATGGGGCAGGATTCCTGCCGGCAGGAATTCCCCGGGACTGGGCTGTCTCACCAACAGTGGGGGTGTTAGAACTCCCCTCTGGCTGCCGGGGAGAGAAGGCATGCCACGCTTGGTGATGCTACTATGGGCGGGACCAACCTACCTGTGACGCTGAGTGGCACTGTCTTGCTACGCTGGGCCCCCAGGCCATTGTCGGCCTCACAGGAGTAGTTTCCGGAAAGTTCTTCGGTCAGAGAGAGGTTGAAGGATGCTCCTCCTCCAGAGGGGGCCGAGTTGCTCCCCAGGGTGATGTCCTCGTGGTAAAACCGGTACCGGATCGGGGGAGAGCCGCTCTGGGCCTCACAGTGAAGCTCTACTACATCCCCCACCACGGCCTGGGCCCTGGGCACCCTgagggtgagggtggggtgggacaCTGGGACTGAGGGAGGAGACATAGTTAACCATCAGTTTCTACTGTTGAAGTATGTTCCTCCATAGGAGAGAGCTTTCAAACTGGAAACTGTTTTCTGTAGCTTTCAGGGACTTTGTGACACTACTCAGAACCCAGCTGTAATTTGTGCGGATCTGAAGAAACAATGACATTGGTGTGGTACTATGTGTGGCACCGGGGTTGGGTACGCAGCTGCAAGTGTGTTTGGGGAATCTGAAAACAAAGATTCAGCTGACTTCTGGGAAATCAAAAGATAATTGGGGAAAAGGAGAAATCGGTGTCATCAAAAGTAGGAACAGGAGAGACCTGTTATTCACGCAGCCAGAGATGGTACTGAGCGTCTGGCAGGGAGTAAGGTTTCAGTGAGCCGGGGCtctgctgggctctgaggaagggGTCATTCAAAGGGTTGAAGGAGCAAGTAGGACAGGAGGCTGTGCTCAGGTTATTGGAGCCACGGCGGACACGGCAGTGTGGCTGATGTGGAGCAGATGACAAGCCACCGTGTTCAGTGGTTCACCCATGTGGACGTTAGAGTCATGGACTGATGGCCGAATGCAGGGTGGAGAGCAAGACCACGGGTGAGGTGCCAAGTCGGCACTAAACGGGGCATGGCAGGGAGATCAGCCCATGACAGGGCCAAGTGGAGACTGTGCTATGGCTGAACGCTCAGGAACAGGTAAGAAGTCAGAAGAGGACATCAGAAGTCTTCTAGCCACACCTCCTGGTGCCCAGAGACATTGACTTCCCGAGCCCAGAGAAATTAAAGGGCCAATGGGAGAGTGAGTTGGCCTTTTAATGGATTATTAGACAGAGGGAACCCCACTTAAATCTCCTGTGAGGTGAGACACACTGTACTTGTAATTTCCTTTCTGGTTGATCATTGTTGACTAGGATGCAGTTGGTGCCCTGAGAGCCTTTGCTTCTATTTTAGGGAAGTTTGGGTCACAGTGGCTACAGCGTTGCTTCTAGGACGTGCACAGCAAGCAAAGGGAAGGTGCAGGTTCCCGAAAATGCAGACTCCAGAGCTCCCAGACGGAGGCTGTTTGGGCAGTAGGCCTGCTGTGATGTCCCAGGCCAAAGGGCCCTGTGGGACCTCCGATCTTGGCTACTGGGGAAGGTGGGGGCACGGTGGTCCCATTTATGCTGCAGTTGGGGTGGTCAACTCACCTGTGACACTGAGTGAGGTCTCCTCGCTGTGCTGGGCCCCCAGGCCATTGTCGGCCTCACAGGAGTagtttccagaatgttctgcGGTCAGAGAGAGGTTGAAGGACACTCCTCCTCCAGAGGGGGCCCAGCTGCTCCCCAGGATGACATCCTCGTGGTAAAACCGGTACTGGATCGGGGGAGAGCCCCTGTGGGCCTCACAGCGAAACTCCACCATGTCCCCCACCACGGCTCGGGTCCTGGGCGCCCTGAGGGTCAGGACAGGGCGGGACGCTGGGACTGAGGGAGGAGAAATAAGGTAGTTGACATCAGGATCTTttcacatttcctttattttcatttttcagagatTACCCGTGTAGAGCATTTGTGACACGTTCTAGATCTTTCCTATGTGTAAGAACACCGGTTCACACCAACAGTAAGCAAACACATGACACATACACGCCGCAGGTCCTGGTCTCCAGCCGGGTTTTCCCCTCAGCAGTACGTCCTGAGCATCCTTCCACGTCACTCTTACGGGTGTATCTCCTCCACCTTTAGAGACCAACTTCACCTGGGTGTAATTTGTACACAACAAAAGGCAACCCTTTCAAATGTACAGTTTGATAATTTGGGGTGAATACTGCTCGATTAGTTTAATAAGCACAAATCCTTCCAGTGTGTGGATTCACCGTAGTGCACGGAGGGATGCCCCCGACCGGGAAGTCCTTGTCCTCCTCCTGCAGGTGATGCCACGGGCCACAGTCCTGCATCTCCACCCTGGCCCATGTGTGCCCATGCtgcttaggataaattcctaggagtGGGATTTCTGGGATGAGGAATATGAACTTCTCAAATAAGCATATATTAGGCTTACACTACATTATTACTCAAAAGCTTTGGACCGGTTTGCATTTGCACTAAGGGAATGTAAGAATTCCTATTCCCACACTCTCACTGGTGAGAATCATAGAAGTGTAAAGGCTTACTTATTGCTCCTTCTCTACTCCTAAGCCTCAACTCCACAGTTATTCCCTCTGAACAGCTCAGTCACTGCCTCCTATGGGACCCTGTGGTCTATGACTGGGTGTTTCCAGGGCTGCTGGTGAACTACAATCCATTGAGGAGAAGTTACCGCCTGTAAAGGATTCAGACATTATTGACAAAGTGAACGATTTGAAAactcttaatttttcaaaatgtatccaGTCAAgtcttttctttggttttctgctACAAAATAAGGATCATAATCACGAGAGACGtgctgttcttttatttcttctgctccCTTAGAACAATTGCCTTTTCTTTGCTACgtgtattttttaccttttttggcACTTTCTGTAACCATAATTCTCACAGTTGATtagcctttgtttttatttctgaaccCGTGGTTGTCAGCCCTATTTATACAATATTCTCACCTAAGGATGTGTTAAGAAATATCGATTCTGAGGTCACATCTGAGAGATTCTAAGTTTAATTGGTCCAGAGAGAGGCTTAGTAATGAGCCTGCTTCAGAGCCCCTAACTGATTCTCTGAGCCGAGCTCCAGCTGCGGAAAGATATTCAGTGCATGCATTTTGTATCACAGTGAAGTAAGTTTGAGTCCTTTGTATCAATTCCTAATTTGGCTGGCTGGTTTCTGTCAtcgagtgattttttaaaaaaatattttatttatttatttgacagacagagatcacaagtaggcagagaggcaggcagagagagaggaggaagcaggctccccgctgagcagagagcccgatgtggggctccatccctggactctgagatcatgacctgagccgaaggcagaggcttaaacactgacacccaggtgtctctcatcaaataattttttaaaaagggtttaaTAGACACTAAGTTCCCTGGGTCCCTGCATGTCTGAGTATGACTTGCGGATTTGGTTTAAAATTCTcggttctctttcctctctccaaagacccaggaccctgggatcatgacctgagcctaaggcagacactcaacgactgagccaccgaggtgccccagaaCACTAAAATTTCTTAAATCATCTCTTTACATCTTTACATCATCTCTTCACACTTTATATTGGGGGAAATGCCTTCTTTTGGTCATTCTTGGTTTCCATGATTGAAAACAAGGGTTACCAAGGAGACAGAGAGCCTTCACATCCATAGGCTCAAAGATAAGGCCATCCGTACCCAGACTCACGTGTTCCTAAGATCAGCACACCACCCATTTGCACACTCAGCAGCCGCCATCTCCAGCTGCATCCCGCGCTGACACCCACTCCCACAGCCCTCAGGGTGCCTCTCCAAGCTCCCCCATGAACGGCGATGGAGCCCGTCATGGTGGTGCTTTCTCTTGCTGGGACAGGTAAGTGAGCCCAGCTTTGCAGCCCGCACGGTTTTCCCCGGCTGTCCTCTCTGGGTCTTTGACTGGTGCCTCTCATActctccctcacttcctttcttCCAGAGCATCATGAATTCCTGGCCCTTGGGTTCCTGTTCCAACTCAAATCACAGAACTCTGGGGCTGCCACGGACACTAATTATTGTCTCATCTAACTACCAATATAAGGTGAAAACAGTAGGACGAAGAAAGTTAAATGTTTCGCCCAAATTACGAACCAATGATGTTCATAGCCAGAGCTCGCATTCAGGTTTCTGACTCATACTTAGATCTGATGACCCAAATGTTTTTCAGGCACCCTGGCTCTTTCTAGGAAACCTCAGAATCTGTGCTCTGCCTCTAGTTCCCTAAAACAAGCATTTTCTGAAACAGACTTCCTTATGTGTCATGTCATCTCCGTACTTTGTGAGGCCAATGGTGGGCAGTACCCTGGCCATGGCCTTGGTGGGTGGTTAGACCAGCCAGAGCCACTCACTGTTTCGGCAATGAGCCACCCAACATTGGCAGCCCAGGCAGAGAGTGGAATCCAGAGCGAGGGGTCCCACCCAGAAGCTGATCCGTCGATGCTGGGTGCTGCAGAAGCTGTGAGTCAGGAGAAGTCATGCGAGAGAGGGGATGGAGTGGGGGATGCCCAGGAGCGACAGGGATGATGGACAGGGACACGAGGAGAACAGGTGGTGGCCAGTGAGTCCCGTGACGGGAGCTTCTAGCCTGTCGCGTGTTAACATAACCTGCTTTTGAGAAGTAAGCCCTATTCTGAGACATCTCTCATCTCTTCCGTGGGTCTGTACGTGTTGTCTTTCTTGTTTTACTCACTCCCTGGGTGTCCAGACAACAAGTCTTCCCCCTCTGGGGACGCCCCGTCTCTGTTTCCTTCTGAGGGGGAAGGAGCCACTCAAGGTCTCTCGGTCATAGTCAGCCTCTCGGAAGAGCCGACACACCAGTGGACGACCAGACTCTCACTCTCTCGTGAGCAAAGATCCCAGTGTAAACGGAAGCGACTTCACTCTGAACATGACACCGTTTTGGTGGCTACATGAGTCACCATGAACCGTACACCCCTGATTTGTAtacttttctgaatgtgtgtcatACTTCAACACAAACTTTAAAGATGTAATCCAGTAAAATGAAACTTATTTTAAAGGGTTAGGACAAAGCATCACGGAAACTCCAGAAAGCCCTACCCCCTTCCCTCGTCCACCCTGCTGTGAGCTCCTGAACCTCTTGGGAACTCTGGAGAAGCTGAGGGCTCGCCTGCGACCTGTCCCCCTGACTGTGCTTGTGGCTTCGTGAGCGCATGTGTTAGTGGGGACAGCAGGAGATGCTTCTGTGCATTGAGTTAAGAAAAATGGTCTTGGGGACTGAACCTACAGGGcaggagaaaataatttgaggGAACGCATTCATCTGGCAAAAGCTGGGGAGTACGTGGAGCTACCGGGGTTCTGGCTGAGCCAGGGCTGGCTGAGGGCTGAGGCCCAGGCAGCTGGTTCTATAGAAAGGGAGCTGCCAGGGCCACcaggtgggtggtgggggtggggggggcagggactGGAAGGTGCATGCAGACTTCGGAAGGGGCAGTGTGAGAGGTGAGACCCGAGTCACCTCCCCTGACTTCAGCCACAAAGTGCTCAGTGCAGGTGCAGGAGAATGCAAACGAGAACAGAGTCCCTGGTGTGCCAGCTGTCTCGTCACTTACCGcatggggcctcagtttcctcttctgtaaaatggggacacaAGAGTAGAAGATGAGTGACCAGTAGGCATCCAGGGCTTACCTGTGACAGACAGGCTCTCGGGGTCACTGCGCTGGGGGCCAAAGCCATTGTCCGCCGTGCAGAAGTAGGTCCCGGAGTACTCTGCACTCAGAGTAACAGTGAAGGAGGCCCCGCCAGCAGAGGGTGCCGAGCTGCTCCCCAGGGGCACGTCTCCGCGATAAAACTGGTACAGGATGCGGGGCGAACCTCTCCGGGCTTGACAGGAAAGCATCAGCCGGTCTCCCTCAACAGCTCGGGGTCCGGGAGGGCTGAGGGTGAGGACAGGACGAGACACGGGGACTGAGGAGAGAAACGTCAGTCAGCAGGTGCTCCTGTGCGGGTCCGTCACGGGccagtctcagccctgccctccacGCTGGCCTTTCCCTTTCCCGTCACCCACAGCCCCTTCTCCACAACCACCCCCCTTGTTAGGTGACCTCAGTCCCATTTTCCAGTGTACACGATGCCCTTGGGGAAGAAGTTTCTTATTTTGCTGCTGCCAGGCCCCACCCTTACCTGTGACCCTGGTAGACTTGCCTCTCCCCTGCCCAAGGAGggtcctcctcccccatccctccacccccaccacagAGCCCAGCTGCCTCTGTCTGTCCCAGATGCAGATGCTCTCGCTGTACCGGCTTCTTCCAAGTTCCATTTAGATGTGTTTCATCCCCTGCACGCGGGAGAGTCCACAAGCACTACCAGGTCCGTGTTCGCTCTTCCCGCCGACGCCTTTCCCCCTGTGAGGACGGATCTCTGAAGGAAGGGGCTACACGTCCTGTCTCcacttctcttcctctcacttCTTTTTCTGTGTGCATTGACACCTGCTTTTTATCCCCACCAATCTATCAAGCGGGTTTTCTGTGTTGGTGATGATAACGGTACTAAAGGGCTTCCTTGCGCGTGCCCGGTGTGTGTGCGTTGGTCTTAGGTGATCGCAAACAGAGGCACGCGAACCTTTACCGAGTTGCCGAAGAGTCCTGTGGGGCAGGCTCGCTTATGGACCCTGTGGCACAGAAGAGGAAGCCGAGGCCTGTCGCTGTAGGTGGTGAGGCAGGCCGCGTGCTCAGTACTCCGCTCTCGTTTGCGTTCCGCTTCTGCATTCGGGGCTTTGTGGCTGGACTCAGGGGAAGTGACTCAGCTCTCACCAGCTCTCAGCTCGGCTTTGGCTGAACTGGCCCCTGTCTTCTGCTCGAGCTGTCTCTTCCCTTGGCTTCCGTGGGACACGCGGACACGGCACCTTCTCTGCCAGCCATGGTCCTCAGGCTTTCCCCCTCCACGGGGCTGGCCTGGGGTCCGGACTGGCCTCTCATCTGGGGCCTCTGCTATGCTCCTGGCTGCTCCCCAGGCAGTCTTTTCTGCCATCCATGCTCACCTATAGTGTCCTTGCACTGACCCTCCCAGTGCGAAACTGTGCGCAGACCCCAGAACTCCCTTCAGGATGAAGCTCTAGCGTCCCCAGGTCCTGGCCCTGGACCACTCCCTTCCTTCCCGCGGCCTTCAGCAACTGCCCCTGCCTGGGCCACAGCCTCTTgctctccttccccacttcccaTGACCCACTATCCAGCCGTCAACTCGTGCGCAGACTCCCCCAGAATCCTCTCAGGGCACAGGAGAGATTGGGGTGCCTTCTGCGCACCTACAGCCCAGGTACTCATAGCCCTTGGACTGATCTTGCCCTATTGCGGTCCACACCTTCTGCGTGACCCCAGAACTGTGGCCCAGGCCACACAGGCTGGCCTGAGGCGTCCGTAGGTGGAGCGCAATCCGGCCCCAGGGCCCTCCTGCCGTAGGCGAGCAGAGGCGCCGTCACGCAGAGCCTTCCGCCCCAGAGATGCCACTGGCCATGCCCTCGGCTGTGCAGACGTCAGGCCATGTCTCCCCGGTCTTTCCTCCGAGGCTCCCACAGAACCCCCGGGACTATTTCCTCCTAAAGCTTTGCGCATCCGCTGCGGGAGGGGCTGGGTTCAGGCTTGTCTCCGGCCTGGCTCTGCTTTTTCTACAGACGAGGAAAGGGAGTCTGCTCTGGTCCTGAGCCAGGACTGGGCTCCGCACTGGTCCGGGCCCGCCCCCTCCAGTCCCCGCTCCCCAGCACTGCGCCTGGACTCTGTTCTCCACCGACAGCACAACGCTCAAGGCTCCACGGAATCCACTTTGGCTCCGTAACGTGGACACCCGCTTTTGTGGCCTCGGGGCCTGACGCCGGTGGGCAGGCTGAGCCACCTCTGCTCCCCGGGCCCCTGCGTGGCCTCCCGCCTGACCGCTGGAGCCCATCGGGCCGCACACCCTGCCAGTCCTCACATGCCTGAGCAGGAGGGGCGTCTGTGGGGAACCTCGCGTCCTGCTGCCGGCCTGTGTCTTTGTGATCAATATGTGATGTTAGGCGGACAAGAAACACCTGTGAGCCCTTGGGGACTGATTTTGTAGTTTCTGAGGACACCGGGCAGCGGGAGAGTCACCGGACAAGTGGTGAGAAAGAGGAAAACTTCTGGCTCCTCAAGCGTCTGGGCGGAAAGGAGGTCGCTACCCTGCACCAGCGGGATGCGCAAAGAGGGGGCAGCCGACCCCAGAGCCAGGACATCGGGAAgcggaggaagaggcagaggcccTGGAAGGTGGGGACATGCTTCTGACCGGGCTGGGGACTGACCATCCAGGCCTTACCGGTGACAGAGAGGGACACCGGCTGGCTGCGCCGGATACCCAGGCCGTTGTCTGCGGTGCAGAAGTAGGTCCCGGAGTACTCTGCCTTCAGATAGAGTTGGAAGGTCGCCGTTTCCCTAAAAGTGACCTTCGTCTTCCTGAGAACCACTTCTTCATGAAGAAACTGGTACTCGATCGGGTAAGAGCCTGTCTGGGCTTCACAGGAAAGCGTCAGCCGGTCTCCTTCGACAGCCTGGGTGCCGGGAGGGCTGAGGGTGAGGCGAGGAGGAGACACGGGGACTGAGGAGAGAAACGTCAGTCAGCAGGTGCTCCTGTGCGGGTCCGTCTCGGGTCGGTCCGTGCTGGCTTTTCCTCTTCCCGTCACCTGCGGCCCCTGCTCCCCACGGACCCCCCTGTTGCGTGACCTCGGTCCCATCTTCCAGTGTAAACGATGGTCTTGGGGAAGAAGTTTCTTCCAGGCCCTTACCAGTTCCTTCCTCCCGCCAGTGACCCTggacccctcccctgcccaagTCAAGGGGTCTTCCTCTCTGTCCCTGTTTTCCACTTCTCCGCTCATTGGGGCTGGACTCAAGGATCCACCCTTCACCCTTCTTTCTTCCAgagtcacacacacactcccagacCCTGTCCTCTGTTGCTCTGTTCTCCCGGCACCCAGCCTGACTCCCTCTGTTTCCAGATGAGAGGACAGAGTTAGGTAGAAGCTCACAGGCCCGTCTGCAGCCACTCTGCCAGCTGTTTCCAGAGCCCGCCAGGACCTTGATCTGTCTCCTGAGCCCTGGTCCTAGTGCTGAATCCCGTGTCTTCTTGAGAGTGCGCCGGAGTTGGCCCTGCGGGCAGGGACGCCCCTGTAGAAGCTATGACCTCTCACGGCCACGACTGACCGAACAGCCTTGAGTGCCCTGGTGAAGGAGAGATTGGTCTGCTGTCCTCCACACCCCTGGCCACATCTTTGGCGTAAGCATgatgcccccacccacctctggaTCCCACCAGGGGCACCTATTGGTTATTGTCAACAATTAACTGATGCCTGGGAAGGAGACACCTCCATATCCCTGGGGGacaggagagaaaaggggagggagagagagggaaagagaggaaaagagggggGGAGAGATGGGTGGAGATGGTGCAGACACACTGAGGGCGGTGGTTCCTGGGGTGCACAGGGCACGAGGCCCACAGAAGACAGGCATGTGTTCAGGCATCCGAGAGCCGGTGGAGACATCGGGATGTGTTATCAGCAGAACTCTGTTCCCTAGAAATgcgtatgttgaagccctaaccccccgTGTGGCTTATTTGGAGATGGGATCTTTGAGGGGATCATCAAGGCTAAAGGAGGCTATAACGTGGGGCCCTGATCAGATAAGGCTGGAATCCTCAGAGAGCAGGAGGAGACGCGGAACGGGAAACTGGGGGATGGTGGCCAACGACGGGACAACCTGTCTTCAGACACCAGtctgctggtgccttgatcttggacgcGTAGCCCCCAGAACTCTGAGCGAGTGCGGTTCTGCGTGCAAGCCAAACAGCCTGGGGTGCTTCGCTCAGGCGGCTGGGCAGACGCGAGCAGGCGActtggggaggagcaggaggcgggtaaggggagaggtggggggggtggcaggaagAGGACTGAAGCCGGGAGTGGTGGGGCTTTTGTAGATGGACCGAGAGGGGGACCGAGGGCTGATGGGAGGCTCTGCCGGGCTCCTCCCAGCAAGTCTCAGCACCTGCCCACACTTACTCCGCACGGGCAGCTGGACTTTCTGGCTGCTTTTGAGGACCCTGGAAGACACTGCCTTTGCCTCACACCAGTAATGCGATGGGTCTTCCTTCCCCACGATGGTTCTCAGAGAGCCCGTCCAGCCTGACCCCAAGTGCCAGTCATCTCTGAAGAACTGGAACCAGAGTCGGACATCTGACTTCTGAGCGGCGAGCTGGGTCTCACAGGTCAGGATCACTGGTTCCCCCGGATTGGGTGAGGAGGGGTTGGCCCTCAGTATGGGTCGTGGAAACAGCTCTGGAGAGAAGAATCACAACAGGCCCCAGAGCAGTGAGGCCTGGAGCCGCTCTGGAGAGACGCACAGCTTGTGTGCGGCCGCCGAGAGCAGGGGGAGCAAAGAGGGGGCGACACGACCCCCGTGCTCTTCAGCGCAAAGCACGCTTGCACTCTCTCTGGTGCTTGCGGGAACGAGCCCTGAGCTTTGGTGATGCCCcagctcccccttctcctcctcgaCCACCTCAGGGACCTTCCTTCCCAGGAGCCCTCCTCACAAATGACGAAGGCTTCACCTTGGACTTGGATTCTGACTGCGTCTGAAGAAGAAGCGCAACAGTGGGTCCCAGATCCAATACAGCGATATTCTCCACTATCCTTCAGACCTGCGTGGTTGATGTGGAAGCTGGATTTTTTACCAAGGTCTATCAGCTTCTTGTCATTCTTGTACAGGGCCCTGGTCTTCAGGGATAAACCTGGCTTTTCTCGGCACATCAGAGTCAGAGAGTCACCTTCAAACACGGACGGGGGAGCCTGCAGGATCAGCTCAGCTGCAAGAGACACAAGGATGGCCGTTGGGGGCCGTCCACGGATTCTCCCTTCCTGTCGTTATTATTCCAAAGAGGTTTTATAGGATAGGGGATGGGGGAAAAGAAAGCATACAATAATTATAATTCCTTTCGTCCTGATTTAAAATGAGCACATACGCCCAAGTAAACTGGGAAAGCAGAAACGGAAGTAACAATCTCCTCTCAGGCGTGCACTTGTCTGGTGCTCTTCTCCGCGTGCAAGTTCGGGAGAGCCTGTGTGTGCTGTGCTCGCTTCAGGACATCGGAACAGTGTGTGTATTTCCTAACTTGGTCTTTCACTCACTGTGCTGTGAACACTTTGCCGTCAATCTCTTTACCGAACCTGACCTCTAATGGCCTTCAAGTTTTCCCTCACTGTGACATGATGTAATTTACGTAGGGAGTTTCCTTTCTTTACCATTTGAGTTCCTTCCGTTTGGGGGGGTGCATATCTATGATTTCAGTAGGTCAATTCCGAGGAGGGGAATTGTCACTTCAAAGAGGACAAGCATCAAATTTGCTCCTTGTTACTACCACACTGCTTCCTTGTTTGCAAAAGAAACAGCATTATAACTGCTTCAAATTCCAGACAGGTGGCCTTAgggcacaggaaaaaaagagagatgtttcTTCCTTGTCCCTTGCTTtctatatacagttgacccttgcaCAATGTGGGGGTGGGCACGGATCCTCCACGCAGTGGAAAATCAGAGTCTAACTTTTGACTCCTCCGAACCCAACTACTCATAGCCACCTGTGCCAGAAACCTTAGTGACAACGTGAATGGTCAACGgacatgtattttgtatgttctCTGTATTACAGACTATATTCTTATAATGAAACTAGAGGGAAATGTtaactaagaaaatcataaggaagaggaaatacatttatagCTCTGTcctataacaaaacaaaacaaaacacccccccccaaaacctgCAGGTAAGTGGATCTGTGCAAGTCACACCCATGTTGTTCATGGGTCAGCTGTACCtccatctgtctgcctgtctATCTATCTGAAAAATTCTTATGCTGCCTATTATTccaagtaaatcttttttaaaaaaagattttgtttatctgagagagagaaagagagagagagagagagagagcatgagtaggggagctgcagaaggagagggagaagcagactcccccctgagcaaggagcccaatgcaggactcgacctcaggaccctggagtcatgacctgagctgaaggcagatgcttagccaactgggccacccaggcgcccttccaaGTAAATCTTATAAGCTTAAAATTACACATAGATTCAGAAactattcaaataaattttttctcaaatttcctTTTACCTAAGTCACAcacaccccaaagtttatagctgCAAAGTCCACAGTAGCTAAAACataaaaagagcccagatgtccatcgacagatgaatggataacgaagatgtggtattggaatggaatattactcagccatcaaaaagaatgaaatcttgccatttgcaatgatgtggatggaactagaggctatcatgctaaatgaaataagtcagtcagagaaagacaaatgcatatgtggaaattaaggaacagaacagatgaacgtaggggaagggaagaaaaaataaaataagatgaaagtaGAGAGGGAGGCGAACCATAAGTGATGCTGAAGTTTAGGAACAAACGGAGGGTCGCTGGAGGGAAGGAGTACCCGGgggatgggcattgaggaggacacttgatgtCGTGAGCACTGCGTGTTACATGCAGCTGGCGAGTCACGAAAATCTACCCCTGAAGTCAATAATATTACATAAGCTAACTacattgaattaaaataaaaattttaaaaaattctctttttaccTGGGTCCTATCTGTATAGATTTTGGTTCTGCATAACTATATGCTTcccaaagtttttatttctttcacttttttctcaCCTGGTGAAAAAGTCAAGCTCACACCATCACTTTGGGGCAAGCCCTGTATCTCGCATTTGTACTCTCCAGAATCCTGGACCTGGAGGGTGTTTGATGGGATTTCACGTAG from Neovison vison isolate M4711 chromosome 10, ASM_NN_V1, whole genome shotgun sequence includes these protein-coding regions:
- the FCRL5 gene encoding Fc receptor-like protein 5 isoform X4, translating into MCSLGLLGCSTPRSKPTLLLLRKPLFRSQPWAGQVFMLLWVSVLVLAPISGQFAAVSKPVISLQPPWTVLFQGQAVTLTCHVAEDKKWYRWYLGTKILREIPSNTLQVQDSGEYKCEIQGLPQSDGVSLTFSPAELILQAPPSVFEGDSLTLMCREKPGLSLKTRALYKNDKKLIDLGKKSSFHINHAGLKDSGEYRCIGSGTHCCASSSDAVRIQVQELFPRPILRANPSSPNPGEPVILTCETQLAAQKSDVRLWFQFFRDDWHLGSGWTGSLRTIVGKEDPSHYWCEAKAVSSRVLKSSQKVQLPVRIPVSPPRLTLSPPGTQAVEGDRLTLSCEAQTGSYPIEYQFLHEEVVLRKTKVTFRETATFQLYLKAEYSGTYFCTADNGLGIRRSQPVSLSVTVPVSRPVLTLSPPGPRAVEGDRLMLSCQARRGSPRILYQFYRGDVPLGSSSAPSAGGASFTVTLSAEYSGTYFCTADNGFGPQRSDPESLSVTVPASRPVLTLRAPRTRAVVGDMVEFRCEAHRGSPPIQYRFYHEDVILGSSWAPSGGGVSFNLSLTAEHSGNYSCEADNGLGAQHSEETSLSVTVPVSHPTLTLRVPRAQAVVGDVVELHCEAQSGSPPIRYRFYHEDITLGSNSAPSGGGASFNLSLTEELSGNYSCEADNGLGAQRSKTVPLSVTVPASRPILTLRAPGTRAMVGDMLELCCEAQSGSPPILYWFYHEDVILGSISAPSGGGASFNLSLTAERSGNYSCEADNGLGAQRSEAVTLSVTGLTGSRSGPVATGVAGGLLSVAGLVVMALLLYCRLPRRAGGRLTSDPSRSPSDSDPQEPTYYNVPGWMELQPVYGNVNPKAGDVMYSEVRIQEGNRHAAASNCAFGLLRTYLPSPGPATSRRPSRPQHSSVIYSQVKVASPPVSTAPRS
- the FCRL5 gene encoding Fc receptor-like protein 5 isoform X2, with protein sequence MCSLGLLGCSTPRSKPTLLLLRKPLFRSQPWAGQVFMLLWVSVLVLAPISGQFAVSKPVISLQPPWTVLFQGQAVTLTCHVAEDKKWYRWYLGTKILREIPSNTLQVQDSGEYKCEIQGLPQSDGVSLTFSPAELILQAPPSVFEGDSLTLMCREKPGLSLKTRALYKNDKKLIDLGKKSSFHINHAGLKDSGEYRCIGSGTHCCASSSDAVRIQVQELFPRPILRANPSSPNPGEPVILTCETQLAAQKSDVRLWFQFFRDDWHLGSGWTGSLRTIVGKEDPSHYWCEAKAVSSRVLKSSQKVQLPVRIPVSRPVLTLSPPGPRAVEGDRLMLSCQARRGSPRILYQFYRGDVPLGSSSAPSAGGASFTVTLSAEYSGTYFCTADNGFGPQRSDPESLSVTVPASRPVLTLRAPRTRAVVGDMVEFRCEAHRGSPPIQYRFYHEDVILGSSWAPSGGGVSFNLSLTAEHSGNYSCEADNGLGAQHSEETSLSVTVPVSHPTLTLRVPRAQAVVGDVVELHCEAQSGSPPIRYRFYHEDITLGSNSAPSGGGASFNLSLTEELSGNYSCEADNGLGAQRSKTVPLSVTVPASRPILTLRAPGTRAMVGDMLELCCEAQSGSPPILYWFYHEDVILGSISAPSGGGASFNLSLTAERSGNYSCEADNGLGAQRSEAVTLSVTGLTGSRSGPVATGVAGGLLSVAGLVVMALLLYCRLPRRAGGRLTSDPSRSPSDSDPQEPTYYNVPGWMELQPVYGNVNPKAGDVMYSEVRIQEGNRHAAASNCAFGLLRTYLPSPGPATSRRPSRPQHSSVIYSQVKVASPPVSTAPRS